Proteins encoded by one window of Candidatus Nomurabacteria bacterium:
- a CDS encoding PhoH family protein, with amino-acid sequence MEENNNGVYVSLPAPGGADQKIFVLDTSVILDDSKAIKNFHEHHIVLPITVLEELDNFKKGSEEKNFAAREFIRYLDRASAGNLSLQHWANINGKTHGQFRVVMGHANGVDTDAIFDSVKSDHKILNVVLRVQKENPDRQVILVTKDINLRAKARFLKITAEDYETGKIKNLDELYTGRTLIDKFPTEILDGLFKDGECDASLYFKKKGKKPIPNHYYLFDSKQGTEPIITSFNKQSNKLFLVKKTRTAYKIKHRNIEQLCVIDALLNPNIPLVCLEGVAGTGKTLLALACALEQRRDFHQIYLARPIVPLSNKDIGYLPGDIKSKLNPYMEPLWDNLKYIKNCFTEKDKEYRQINEMVENEKLMVCPLAYIRGRSFSNVFFIVDEAQNLTKHEVKTIITRAGENTKIIFTGDIHQIDTPYLDTHSNGLSYIIDRLKGSPLFAHVKLEKGERSELANLANDLL; translated from the coding sequence ATGGAAGAAAATAATAATGGAGTGTATGTTTCTCTGCCAGCCCCAGGTGGAGCCGATCAAAAGATTTTTGTGCTGGACACATCAGTGATTCTTGATGATTCCAAAGCAATTAAGAATTTCCATGAGCATCATATTGTTCTCCCAATTACCGTTCTCGAAGAGCTCGACAATTTTAAGAAGGGTAGTGAAGAGAAGAATTTTGCAGCGCGTGAATTTATACGTTATCTTGATCGAGCTTCTGCGGGTAACTTATCATTGCAACATTGGGCAAATATTAACGGTAAAACCCATGGTCAATTCAGAGTTGTTATGGGTCATGCGAATGGTGTTGATACTGATGCGATATTTGACAGTGTGAAGTCGGATCATAAAATCTTGAATGTTGTACTTCGTGTACAAAAAGAAAACCCTGATCGTCAAGTAATTTTAGTCACCAAAGATATCAATCTTCGAGCTAAGGCTCGGTTTTTGAAGATTACCGCTGAAGATTACGAGACAGGAAAAATTAAAAACCTGGATGAGTTATATACAGGCAGAACGCTGATTGATAAATTCCCAACAGAAATACTTGATGGGCTGTTTAAAGATGGTGAGTGTGACGCCTCACTTTATTTCAAGAAGAAAGGTAAGAAGCCAATACCAAATCACTATTATCTTTTTGACAGCAAACAAGGAACAGAGCCTATTATTACTAGTTTTAATAAGCAGTCCAATAAGCTTTTCTTGGTAAAGAAAACTCGAACAGCATATAAGATCAAACATCGGAATATAGAACAATTATGTGTGATTGATGCATTATTAAATCCAAACATCCCGCTTGTTTGTCTTGAGGGAGTTGCTGGAACTGGTAAAACATTACTTGCACTTGCATGTGCATTGGAACAGCGGAGGGATTTTCACCAGATATATCTTGCGCGTCCAATCGTGCCGCTTAGTAATAAAGATATCGGCTATTTGCCTGGTGATATAAAGAGCAAATTGAACCCATATATGGAGCCCTTGTGGGATAACCTTAAATACATCAAGAATTGCTTCACTGAAAAAGATAAAGAATATCGCCAGATTAATGAAATGGTAGAGAATGAAAAACTCATGGTTTGCCCCCTTGCATACATCCGTGGAAGAAGTTTTTCAAATGTGTTTTTCATTGTAGATGAAGCTCAAAATCTAACCAAACATGAAGTGAAAACCATTATTACTCGTGCGGGCGAAAATACAAAAATTATTTTTACCGGAGATATCCATCAAATCGATACGCCATACCTCGATACACATAGC